The following is a genomic window from Rhododendron vialii isolate Sample 1 chromosome 9a, ASM3025357v1.
CAAACAAAATTAGACCGAAGAAGTTTTCTTTTGGAGTATAAGAACCCGAATATCATACTTAAAGATActttaatttctctcttttttgtttaacTGTGCTCAATGGATTCGCATGAGAAACTCAACTTACCAAATCATAAAAGCCGAAGGAACAGCAAGCTTCAAAAACCCAACCACATCATCCAACCCCTCCCTCGAAAACCCGGTCCAAGTCTTCGCACAATCGGGAGACAGCGTCACATAAGCCCACAACAAAACCACATTAACCCAATTCGACACCCCATTCGCGACCGCAGCTCCCCTGCTCCCCATACCAAGCCCGAAAACCAAAACCCAGCACACCGGGACGTGCAACAAGGCCGTGAACCCGTAAATCATCACCATCGGAACAACGACGCTCTGGGTCTGGAGGAACCGGCTGAGGCACTGGAGGAGAGCGTAGGCGAAGAGGGATGGGATCATCCAGCGGTTGAAGGTCCCGGCTTCGTTGGAGATATCGGGGTTCTGGCCGAAGAAGGTTAGGATGGGGGCGGTGTAGAAccagacgagagagagagggatggatGCGGCGAGGAGAGACAGCATGGCGCGCTGGGTGTGGATGCCCAGCATGTGGTATTGTTTGGCTCCGTAGGCTTGGCCGCAGAGTGTTTCCAGAGCACTTCCCATTCCTAGCTATAACGAGAAGTAGTTAGAGATGATGCAGAACTCCGGTAagattttgagttggaattaGGAGAGTTATATAGCAGCATGAATGATTAGTCCAGTGTGAGAGTTGGAAGCTAGTTTTTGGACAGGTACTCCTACAATTGTGTCGTTAgtccattcttgtaaacttatttttcttcttcgttttgggtattttgttcattttttttttaaatttgttaaattcgcattatattttttgaattaagcaTCCTTCTTGACAAGAAGAGTTTAAAAGTACAAAATCATGacggaaaacaaaaaacagtttactaaagacgaaaaaatatcaaacagttgtcttatttgtctaaagtgtcgtcttatttgaagtttttcaacatcgatccatatttttatacttttccaatttgtcTTGTTGAGAAGAAcgattttaaccccaaaaataacgaagaaaagctaaacaaaaagttacgaaacgtaaaaaatatcgaaataagtttcagacttCTAAGTTCACAAAAAACGCAGCTTAATTTTTAGTTGTGTCGAGTCATATGTTGATACAAGTCCCACTTCACCATCACTTGTTATAGATTGAACTCTTGATTGATGTGCCAAAATTACATTCCCAAAGGAGCCAAATTTAACAAGCCAGAGGAATTGCGAAAGTCAAGTTTCAGTCGAACAATATTTTTGGCAAGGAGATTTGCCAAAGCGAAAGAACATTTGAAATGGCGAGCTTTTTTTCCTTTGCAAAGCTCAGAATGTGCAAGAAGTCTCGAAAATCAGGCCACCAATGGCCTGGTTTTGCCATTTCCTAAGCACTATTTGGCAAAAGAGatgacaaagtcatttatcacCGTATCACAATCACATTTGTACGTTGTTAGGATTATAATTCAAATCTTAATGAAATGATCCAACGAAGGAAATGACTTCAGCTcacgaccccaagtgattgggacgtaaggctcggtttggtttggtttggttactgTTATGATCTTTGTTTTCGTTCTATGCCCAGTTTGCAATCTAACAGTTCACCTTGATTGGCTTCTCTCCCCTATGGATATAATTTGCTCCCAAACATCAATCTCGGCACCCAAACAGGGCAAATTATTGGGTACATGGTACTCCCCGCAAACAAAAGATCGCCGCTACACAATATTGGTAACTCCTCGTCTACCAACCACTCGACAAACCAAAATGAATGATAATGTCTAGAACTGCATATTTGTCGCTACGTAAATGGTTTGGGGACTGCTGAATAGCTACTCCCCAGACAAGCCAACTATCTATAGTCTGAACATGACGGCCTGATCTTAAGCACAATAGCAAGAATCTGAACATAACAGCCCAAGCCCATAAGCAGGGACGGATCCACCCAGGGCACGTGTCCCCACTATGATTAACAGGTGCTCCTACTAGGATATATTTCTGGATCTGTCCCTGCCCACTAGGGTAGTAGGACTAGAGATGGAGATAAAATTAAAGCacccaaattttcaaaaacacaaGAGGATAGTTGAAAAATCATTTGAGCTATAGTTACCAGGACACTGAAGCCGGAAACAGAAGCGAAGGAAGTGGCCAGGGAAGCAGAGGACAGAGGGAGCTCCCCCAGGTGGCCTACGAACATGATGGATATCACTTGCAAACAGTACTGCAGCAGGCTTACTGCTATCAGGGGCCCTGCCAACACCACCTGCTTCTTTCCCTCTTCCAGTATTTCTTCCCTGACAATAAACCAgccgccttcttcttcttcttcttcatgatCTCTTCTCTCATGGTTTGGAGTAATGATCAGACGAGCTTCAAGACTTGACTTTTTTCCCCCATCCATTAATTGTCCTTAATTCTTCTGTCTTGGGGTTAGTTAATGTGGAAggagagaggagaaagaaatagCATATTCTCAACCACTCTCAATGTATTAGGACAAAAGATCGGTCAATTATGGATGAATGTAAAACTACTACACAAGTGGTACCCACCAGCTTAGTAGTAAATAATTTATGTGGCATTTGTGTTTCCATCTGATTGGGAATCTAGAACAGATGGGGGCAATTAGGAGTAAAATAAGTAAAATGAGGAGTTTTACACTCTACTTAATTCTAAGGgggccgctattcgcagccctctattttctcccggagcccgttaaaaatttgcAAGTAATTACAACATGACCCCCTAATGTAAAATGACCTACTTACCCTTATACCTATACATGAAATGACCTATATGCCCTTATAACCAAAATCCCTAAATTATCCACTACCCCCTTCCCCTCAAAATCCCCCCAAAATCATCATTCacgtttgaaaataaaaaaaacacacacaaacctcCAGTTCTTCATTCTCGGctttgtactgttcatcttctcTTCTCCCGTCTCTCTAAATCATTATTCtcttctttcctctctctcaaatttttcaatggaggaggagcAAAGACCAAATATTGTATTAATGGAAGGTTCAAGTCCTTCCATTGATCCATTTTTTGACCCTCTTGTTGGattagattttgaaattgaatcaaattctaTTGGCAACCATATGATGgcagaggagaagaaagatatTGTGATGGACATTGTATCTTGGAAGCCGCGTGAGGAGGTAAATTTTTCCATTTACAATGCCtctgttttgttgttgtggcgtcTGGATTTTGTAAACCCAATTTTTGAAGGGTTTTGTCGATGTATCTGGTTCGAACAGAATGAACAGAATAAAGTAAGTAATTTCGATAGCTAACCACTGTAAAATATTACCATACTCGACagctagttaccgaaattgagatacattttcaacatctaattaccgaaatacatgtttcttgtttttatagtatgcattttcgacatgtagttaccgaaatataatctttttttcaacagctagttaccgaaatgtatgtatgattttcctATATAGTATTAAGTTTAGCAGTTCTTTACCgaaatttgaacatattttcgacatgtatttaccgaaatataatattttcttcaacagcaatttaccgaaatgtatgcATGATTTTCCCTATATAGatagttcggcagttgtttactgaagattgaatatattttcgacatgtagttaccgaaatataatcttattttcaatagctacttaccgaaatgttatgtataattttcctatacatagttcggcagttggttaccgaagttggaacatattttcgacgtgtagttaccgaaatgtaatcttattttcaacagctacttaccgaaatgttatgtataattGTCCTATACATAGTTcggcagttggttaccgaagttggaacatattttcgatgtatagttaccaaaatataatccgAGCACAATTGGAAGACATGCCGAAATGATTTGCTCTTGGAGATGAATAACCATTATGACCTTTACGAAAAAATGACCGGTATCGGAGGTGCTAACAAGTTACGTTATAGATTGTCATTCTTTCAAGACGAAACTGCACCCGAAGACAAGTGGATGATTTTTCCTGACATGGGTCACGTTGTAGCTTCTACTTATAATGTGGTGGTTGTCCTCCTATCCCAACTTCAATGCCTTACTTTCCTTCCACTCCATTCTCGTCCTCCATCATCGGACAAAATAAGGGTTCTTGGAATTGGACTCGTGAACGGAGATCACTTCGTACAAGTACATACCGTTTagttttctttctcaaaaattCAACATTACTAGAAATTGCCTTcatgtgcaattttcaaaatccttttactTTGACAGGTTGATCTAAAATCATGTTCCCCCTTGCCACCTATTGCCAACTATTGGTTCAAATTTCGATGGGAGGAGGCCAAGgaatgggagaaaatagaagCGTTTAAAGCCATAATAGGAAGTGATGTAGCAACTGCCGAGTCCTTTGACATATATTAGTTTCATTTTATATGTATGGTTATCATGTTGACGCTTTACATTGCAATGTTGTTGACTAAGCACCACAAGATCGACCTCGGTTTCGCTCTTTGTgccatttattttattatgggATTGATGTGAAGAAATTGACTGAGCACAGGTTGATTTAAGTATGTCAATTCCGAAGTTCTTGTAATGTTCTAGTAGCTGCATACcgatatttttgtaatttttcagcATTTACAACCCGAAATTGTTATTAGATTTCAGCACTTGGATACCGAATAATTGGTACTATTTCATCATGTGGATGCTGAAACATGCTTTTTTTTAGAAGAAACAGTTAGGTGGGCTCTCTCAGGCACGGTTTTATTGCCCTGCTCATTTAAACGAATGCCCAAAAATAGCAAAGTGTCATTGATTACAAGAATCTTTTTTCCCAAATATGAGTACCACAATTTACAGAAAATACAAGGCAACATTTGAGTGTCTATCCAACA
Proteins encoded in this region:
- the LOC131302072 gene encoding protein DETOXIFICATION 16-like isoform X1 codes for the protein MDGGKKSSLEARLIITPNHERRDHEEEEEEGGWFIVREEILEEGKKQVVLAGPLIAVSLLQYCLQVISIMFVGHLGELPLSSASLATSFASVSGFSVLLGMGSALETLCGQAYGAKQYHMLGIHTQRAMLSLLAASIPLSLVWFYTAPILTFFGQNPDISNEAGTFNRWMIPSLFAYALLQCLSRFLQTQSVVVPMVMIYGFTALLHVPVCWVLVFGLGMGSRGAAVANGVSNWVNVVLLWAYVTLSPDCAKTWTGFSREGLDDVVGFLKLAVPSAFMICLEYWSFEMVVLLSGLLPNPQLETSVLSVSLNTCWMVYMISVGLGGAISTRVSNEMGAGRPQGARLALCVMVVVAVVEGAVVGTGTILVRHLWGKLYCNEEEVISYVAKMMPLLALSDFLDGFQCVLSGAARGCGWQNLCAFINLGAYYVVAIPSAVLFAFVLHIGGMGLWMGIICGLSVQVIALVTVNLFTDWELEAS